The sequence AAATATTGCTTTCAGATTATAGTTATATTTCCCACAACCCACCACAAAtttgttctttttttaaatgaaaatggAAATTGATGTAAATTGTTACAGATTCTTTATGCGTACATGTTTTACTCTTTGTCGAAGAATTTACAAATCTTAATGCAAGTTACAATGGTCATCTTTTAGGACTCTGTAAGTTGACAATACCTATCTGGTGTTTTAGTTTGATTAATCAAGAAGTAATCTGTGTTTGCCTGTAGTGcaataatcatgtttatcagAAAGGAATGAGTTCTCTTGTGTTTCTATTATATCTTATAATTTCTCTTGGGTAAGCATCAACCATTTTGCTTAAGGCCTCTCATGGAACATGTTCATgaacttgtgttattttgtactATCTGTGGTGTTGGTTGAATCTTTTTATGCCGTTTGTTGTGCAGGAGCATCGTGGAAACCTTAATGAAGCTGTTAATGCACATTTCACTGAAGGGGATAGAAACATGTTAGTATTTTGACATGTCTTCTCAAATCTCTCCCTCTTAGTTATTTTGCAGATTATTGCTTTTATGGTTCACGTTTTGTAAGTCATCCGTGTTTATGTCCACTCAGAACTCAAGAGGTATCATTTGCTGGTCCATCGGATGATGTTATGGACATAGATGATCCAACACCTGTTGAAGTTCGCAGACCATCTTCTTTGCTATTCCCTTCAGCTAGAGATTTGAATCCTTTCTCTCTCCTGAATCCTAACTATTCCAGAAGTACTTTTGATAGTGATACGGGCATCATGTCTCAGTCACCTTTTGTCTCACATCCAAGAAATGTGAGAGAGATTCCAATTGAGGTGAAGGATGGAGATGGGGCATCGAGGCCTCCTCACAATGTTCCTAACATCGAAGAAGTCACTGATACTGAACACGATTTGGGCAGAGATATACATGGGACCATTATTATagacgatgaagatgatgagaaGGATGTGAATACACCCTCTATCGGTGCCTCTGGGTATGGGAAGCATATTAGTTCTGTGAATGCTGGACCAAGTGCTCCTCCTGTCATGGATGTGCCCGACTATAGCAATGATATAGAAGAGGAAATGATACGAGCTGCGATTGAAGCTTCAAAGCAGGATGCCAAGCTATCAAATCAACAACACGACGAACATCTTGTATGTGATGTTTTGACACTTTATGTGCTTTTATCCTTTAACTTGTGATGGTTTATTTTCCTATGTATCCTTTTCATATTGGTACAGGATCTCATGGAATCTAGTGCTCGATCTAGGCAATCACTCCATGAAGATACTGAGCTTGAACATGCAGTTTCTCTGTCGTTGCAGGTATGTTCTCTGTTTTGTTTGAGTGTCTGCACGCGCAATTTGAAATAAAGGCAATTACTGCTCCAATTAAAATTATGTGAAAATGCAGACCGCAGAGCAAGAGAAGGCACTGAGGGAACTAGAAGGGCATGCTGGAGCTTCAGAAGTAAAAGCTGAGAAACATTCTGGCATGGAGGAACCTGGAGAGGCGACATCCTCAGATGGAAGGTATATTTTTCTGCCTGACGTCCTTGATTGACTTTTTTCATAGGTTTGTTGTGTTTAAGGTAAATTCCCTTCAACTAATGAACAATCATatgcaaaaaaataaactatATGTGGCATTCTCTTGAGAATCAGGACACAATGCGCCAGGGGCATGTCATATATAACATTATAGAATGCTGTTATATGTCAGCTATATGTTTAGAACTTTGGCCGACAATGTTGTGGCTTGAGATATTAACTGAAAGAGAGAGAGGTGAGGTATTAAGTTGTGATTACTATCTACGAGAAAAATCTACTGTTGATGAAAATTGATCAAGCACATGACAAGTGGGTAGAAGTTACAATATCAGATGGACGGCTTTTCATTTCCTCTCTCAATGAGCAATTTGCATTTTCTCTCTTTATCGTCAATAAATTCAAAGCTACTCGTATCATGAGTTGTAATTTGTTTTATCGGTTTGTATCATGTACTTGATCTGAAACAGTACACTTCGTATTTTCATTAACGTAGGAACTATGTCTCCCTGCTGTTAAAATATGCCTGATGCAAATTTTATGAATGGAAGTTACATCAGCATTTAATCTGTAGGAAATCCCAGTTGGAGGTTGGAGGCTCATCCATCCAAGTGGATGCTGAAGATCTAGAAAATCCTCCGCTGGTTAGGCGAAGGAGGAGACGTGTATCTTCTGTTCCTGTTGAGACAAATAAAGATACTGAGAAAGCTGTGGCTAGCCCACCTTCAAGTCCTCGGGAGCACAATAATGTGAATCGTTCTCAGCGCAATGGAGATGACATCACTGCTGATATGgtaagttttattttttgtagtTTTCATGCACACACCATTTTTCAGTCATCTGGAAAATATGATGATTGCTTTATTTGTTTGATATTTTGAAAGTGGGGTGGCATCTCATCTGAAGAACATGATGAAGCCGTTATGCTAGAAGCTGCAATGTTTGGTGGGATTCCGGAAGGAAGTGGATATCATTTCCCTTATGCTCCTCAGCTCGGTCAGAATGGTTTTGATAGAGCCATGGGGCCTTACTCGATGCAGGCACCTCGCCCTCCTTCGCCTTCGCTTACTGCTCAGAGATTGTTACGAGAACAGCAGGTTTGCATCATTAGCTTGTACTGATTTCTAGGTTCAAAACTttacatttttataaatttggATGTTTTTATTGCAGGATGATGAATATTTTGCTTCATTACAAGCTGACAGGGAGAAAGAATTGAAGGCCAAGGAAGAAGCTGAAGCTGCTCTCGCCGAAGAGAAACGGAAGGAGGACAAGTTGCGCAGTCAGCTGCTAGAGGAACAGGTATCTTGTAGAAGATTATGGATTATGATGACAGTTGAAGCATTTGTTAGATCACCCATACTGTGATTTCTTCTTGTGGACTTGTCTTCATTATATAGCAATGTTCTAAAAAGAGGCAGGCGATAGGCGGGCAGTCACCCACCGCCAAGCACCTAGACGCCTAGGCGGTTTT comes from Henckelia pumila isolate YLH828 chromosome 4, ASM3356847v2, whole genome shotgun sequence and encodes:
- the LOC140862626 gene encoding plant UBX domain-containing protein 8, whose translation is MARPDQEAIDTFMNITGVSEATAIQKLEEHRGNLNEAVNAHFTEGDRNITQEVSFAGPSDDVMDIDDPTPVEVRRPSSLLFPSARDLNPFSLLNPNYSRSTFDSDTGIMSQSPFVSHPRNVREIPIEVKDGDGASRPPHNVPNIEEVTDTEHDLGRDIHGTIIIDDEDDEKDVNTPSIGASGYGKHISSVNAGPSAPPVMDVPDYSNDIEEEMIRAAIEASKQDAKLSNQQHDEHLDLMESSARSRQSLHEDTELEHAVSLSLQTAEQEKALRELEGHAGASEVKAEKHSGMEEPGEATSSDGRKSQLEVGGSSIQVDAEDLENPPLVRRRRRRVSSVPVETNKDTEKAVASPPSSPREHNNVNRSQRNGDDITADMWGGISSEEHDEAVMLEAAMFGGIPEGSGYHFPYAPQLGQNGFDRAMGPYSMQAPRPPSPSLTAQRLLREQQDDEYFASLQADREKELKAKEEAEAALAEEKRKEDKLRSQLLEEQEIERQLAAKEASLPQEPAPDDENAVTLLVRMPDGSRRGRRFLKSDKLQYLFDFIDVGRGVKLGSYRLVRPYPRRAFSDAESASTLNELGLTSKQEALYLELI